One window of the Triticum dicoccoides isolate Atlit2015 ecotype Zavitan chromosome 3B, WEW_v2.0, whole genome shotgun sequence genome contains the following:
- the LOC119276177 gene encoding splicing factor YJU2-like, which produces MGERKVLNKYYPPDFDPAKIPRRKQPKNQQIKVRMMLPMSIRCGTCGTYIYKGTKFNSRKEDCIGETYLGIQIFRFYFKCTRCSAEITFKTDPQNSDYTVESGASRNFEPWREEDEVVDKEKRKREAEEMGDAMRALENRAMDSKQDMDILAALEEMRSMKSRHAGVSVDQMLEILKHSAHQKEEKTVAELDEEDEELIKSITFRNSKDYVKRIEDDDDDNDDNFGIPGQSSVTLKINGPSESMTNPTDVLTKANGPESANKEGNKSLASKMPKFIVKPKPAGANPQKKQKTETDAVQDNGKAPAAENKKEASVEKTNVRQSLCQYDDSDESDD; this is translated from the exons atgggTGAGCGGAAGGTGCTGAACAAGTACTACCCGCCGGACTTCGACCCGGCGAAGATCCCGCGGCGGAAGCAGCCTAAGAACCAGCAGATCAAGGTGCGCATGATGCTTCCCATGAGCATCCGGTGTGGCACCTGCGGCACCTACATCTACAAGGGCACCAAATTTAACTCGCGCAAGGAGGACTGCATCGGCGAG ACATACTTGGGCATACAAATATTTAGATTTTACTTCAAGTGTACTAGGTGCTCAGCTGAGATTACCTTCAAAACAGACCCTCAGAATTCAGACTACACGGTAGAATCTGGGGCTAGTCGCAATTTTGAACCTTGGCGTGAAGAGGATGAG GTTGTGGATAAAGAGAAGAGGAAGCGAGAAGCGGAGGAGATGGGTGATGCAATGAGAGCACTGGAGAACAGAGCAATGGATTCAAAGCAAGACATGGACATACTTGCTGCTTTAGAAGAGATGCGGTCGATGAAG TCTAGACATGCTGGAGTCTCCGTTGACCAGATGCTTGAAATTTTGAAGCATTCCGCTCATCAAAAG GAGGAAAAAACAGTAGCAGAACTAGATGAAGAagacgaagaactcatcaaatcaaTCACTTTCAGA AACTCGAAAGATTATGTTAAACGGATCGAAGACGATGACGACGACAATGATGACAATTTTGGTATACCAGGACAGTCAAGTGTCACGTTAAAG ATTAATGGACCTTCTGAATCAATGACGAATCCAACAGATGTCTTGACCAAAGCTAATGGACCTGAGAGTGCCAATAAAGAAG GAAACAAGAGCTTGGCATCTAAGATGCCCAAATTCATAGTAAAACCAAAGCCCGCTGGTGCAAATCCTCAGAAGAAACAGAAGACGGAAACCGACGCCGTCCAAGATAACGGCAAAGCACCGGCTGCTGAGAATAAAAAGGAAGCTTCAGTAGAGAAGACCAATGTTCGTCAGTCCCTCTGCCAGTATGATGATAGCGATGAAAGTGATGACTGA